The following are encoded together in the Vigna angularis cultivar LongXiaoDou No.4 chromosome 9, ASM1680809v1, whole genome shotgun sequence genome:
- the LOC128194042 gene encoding uncharacterized protein LOC128194042 has protein sequence MASRSPPSSDVDPSDCNQMLNAVLQALQQQNVTLIQQNSIALQNLEAARVSAENARASADTTQRQFLDVMTSGRIPTGPSSSAAPTQEWSLENFLQHHPAKFDGKCSPDEADQWLRDMERVYNAKRCPDENRLSYTEYLLTGGASHWWSSARMILEGTGTPITWDLFKKKFYKEYFPDTLRYAKEVEFLELVQGNMSVSEYTDRFKHLLRFNTMKVDEEWQCRKFENGLRGDIKLLVRGHRLREFPALVEMARDMEKTKNESERQQSRNGGPSATRNEVSIKKTPYARPSFSHESRGSSYHPSVQAGPASPSGIVRCYTCGGPHYRNNCPMGRGAKKCFKCGKEGHFAVECTSTVVPSSQAQRTGLPPPRGGSRPPTVGRVYALVGSEAVSSGNVLIFSCLFLGVPFVVSFRLGDNTLLRIEGSC, from the coding sequence ATGGCATCTAGATCTCCTCCTTCCTCAGATGTCGATCCGTCTGACTGTAATCAGATGTTGAATGCGGTGCTTCAGGCGTTGCAACAACAAAATGTTACACTAATTCAGCAGAATTCCATAGCCTTGCAGAATCTGGAAGCTGCGAGAGTGTCTGCTGAGAATGCCAGAGCGTCGGCCGATACCACCCAAAGACAGTTCTTGGATGTGATGACTAGTGGCAGGATTCCCACCGGTCCTTCTTCTTCGGCTGCTCCAACTCAAGAATGGAGTTTGGAAaatttcttgcagcatcatcccGCCAAGTTTGATGGCAAGTGCTCGCCAGATGAAGCCGATCAGTGGCTTCGTGATATGGAGAGAGTCTACAACGCCAAGAGGTGTCCTGATGAAAACAGGTTGTCCTATACTGAGTATCTATTGACTGGAGGGGCAAGCCACTGGTGGAGCAGTGCACGGATGATCTTAGAGGGAACTGGAACCCCTATCACATGGGACTTATTTAAGAAGAAGTTCTATAAGGAGTACTTCCCTGACACTCTTAGATATGCTAAGGAAGTGGAGTTTTTGGAGCTAGTGCAGGGAAATATGTCGGTATCTGAGTATACTGATCGCTTCAAACATCTTCTTAGATTTAACACCATGAAAGTGGATGAAGAGTGGCAATGCCGCAAGTTCGAAAACGGGTTGCGCGGTGACATCAAGCTCTTGGTGAGAGGTCACCGTCTGAGAGAGTTTCCAGCTCTTGTGGAAATGGCTAGGGATATGGAGAAGACAAAGAATGAATCTGAGAGACAGCAGAGTCGGAATGGGGGACCATCTGCAACTCGTAATGAAGTCAGCATTAAGAAGACCCCTTATGCTAGACCATCATTTTCTCATGAGTCTAGGGGTTCATCCTATCACCCATCAGTGCAGGCAGGACCAGCCAGCCCATCCGGCATCGTGAGATGTTATACCTGTGGAGGACCTCATTATCGGAACAACTGCCCTATGGGAAGGGGAGCAAAGAAGTGTTTCAAGTGCGGCAAAGAGGGGCATTTTGCTGTAGAATGTACTTCTACAGTAGTACCAAGTTCTCAGGCACAGAGGACTGGTTTGCCTCCACCCAGGGGAGGTAGCAGACCTCCGACAGTAGGCAGAGTCTACGCCTTGGTGGGATCAGAGGCAGTCAGCTCAGGTAATGTTCTCATCTTTAGTTGTTTATTTCTTGGTGTGccttttgttgtttcttttcgATTGGGTGACAACACACTCCTTCGTATCGAAGGCAGTTGTTGA